Proteins from a genomic interval of Sulfurimonas sp. HSL3-2:
- a CDS encoding protein phosphatase 2C domain-containing protein has translation MSSTNIKSSGFTLAKGKELVGDDFYDIKTIGDLTVAIVCDGVGSAAEGAQAASRVTSYLINNFKMRPKSWSIEKSIITFIKSINSILYKESIIQYERPELVTTLALVVIEGNRLYGANVGDSRIYLYRDKRINQLSQDHVMQEKGYENVLTKAIGIEEEAEPYYFENIIQEDDKILLCSDGLYNIMETSRLESGILFGAHGLVKKASKITQHHLPDDTTAVVLDIIQADEFEILKQQELLIPQSLKKGQDIDGYILERSLIQNDRTWICSKKSKQYVIKFPPLEAVDNEMFLDLFVKEAWNAKRLRSEFFPKAVIPKKRTYRYYIMQFLEGEDLKSHISVKNISIDDAIKLSKMLLDMSQYLLKYDLVHGDIKPENIMVVVNGSELGFQMIDFGSITEIFSTSSRAGTPSYLSPQRFKDEAISETTEIFAIGVTLYMALTKKYPYGEIEPFSNPIFKEAKKPSIYNKNIPAWLDSVVLRAIAIEPERRYQHYSEMMYELQFPQNVKPFFPKNSSIIERSPLLFYRTAFTVMFLLNIILIIYYNLD, from the coding sequence ATGTCATCGACCAACATAAAAAGTTCAGGATTTACACTTGCTAAAGGTAAAGAACTCGTCGGTGATGACTTTTATGATATAAAGACCATAGGCGATCTTACTGTAGCGATCGTCTGTGACGGAGTAGGAAGTGCCGCAGAAGGAGCTCAGGCTGCTTCAAGGGTCACTTCCTATCTCATAAACAACTTCAAGATGCGTCCAAAGAGCTGGAGCATCGAAAAATCTATCATTACATTTATAAAATCCATCAATTCCATCCTTTATAAAGAATCGATCATCCAGTATGAACGCCCGGAACTTGTCACGACTCTGGCTTTAGTGGTCATAGAGGGAAACCGTCTCTATGGAGCCAATGTAGGCGACAGCCGTATTTATCTTTACCGGGACAAGCGCATCAATCAGCTTTCACAAGACCATGTTATGCAGGAAAAAGGGTATGAAAATGTACTTACAAAAGCGATAGGCATAGAAGAGGAGGCAGAACCTTACTATTTTGAGAACATCATTCAAGAAGATGACAAGATACTGTTGTGCAGTGACGGCCTTTATAATATAATGGAGACAAGCCGCTTGGAAAGCGGCATACTATTTGGTGCACACGGTCTGGTAAAAAAGGCGAGCAAGATCACTCAGCACCATCTTCCCGATGATACGACAGCCGTAGTCTTGGACATAATACAAGCAGATGAGTTTGAGATACTAAAACAGCAGGAGCTTTTGATCCCGCAAAGTCTGAAAAAAGGTCAGGATATAGACGGATATATATTAGAGAGGTCTCTTATCCAAAACGACAGAACTTGGATATGTTCAAAAAAATCCAAACAGTATGTCATAAAGTTTCCTCCTCTTGAGGCTGTCGATAACGAGATGTTTTTAGATCTTTTTGTAAAGGAAGCGTGGAATGCAAAGAGGTTACGATCGGAGTTTTTTCCTAAAGCGGTCATCCCAAAAAAGAGAACATACCGCTACTATATAATGCAGTTTCTTGAGGGTGAAGACCTTAAAAGCCATATCTCCGTAAAAAATATCAGTATAGACGATGCCATAAAGCTTTCAAAGATGCTTTTAGATATGTCACAGTATCTTTTAAAATATGATCTTGTACACGGTGATATCAAGCCTGAAAACATCATGGTCGTAGTAAACGGCAGTGAGCTGGGCTTTCAGATGATAGATTTCGGAAGTATCACTGAGATATTTTCGACAAGTTCAAGAGCCGGAACGCCGAGCTATCTTTCTCCTCAAAGATTCAAAGATGAGGCTATAAGTGAGACAACGGAGATTTTTGCTATAGGGGTAACACTTTATATGGCATTGACAAAAAAATATCCCTATGGAGAGATAGAACCTTTCTCAAATCCGATATTTAAAGAAGCCAAAAAACCGAGTATTTACAATAAAAATATTCCGGCTTGGCTTGACAGTGTTGTACTTCGTGCTATCGCTATAGAGCCTGAGAGAAGATATCAGCATTATTCCGAGATGATGTATGAACTGCAGTTCCCTCAAAATGTTAAGCCTTTCTTTCCAAAAAACAGTTCTATTATAGAACGTTCTCCGTTACTCTTTTATAGAACTGCTTTTACTGTTATGTTTTTGTTAAATATAATCCTGATCATATACTATAATCTTGATTAG
- a CDS encoding ABC transporter ATP-binding protein, producing MSLITIKNLWKEYGDNVVLEKLNLNIEEGEFCTLVGPSGCGKTTFLKMLLGQETPTRGTFLLDGKPFPDEPSIERGIVFQRYSVFEHLSVLGNVLLSMELKESKFFGRLFGKKRKEAKAKAMQMLESVGLGDAAHKYPSELSGGMQQRLSIAQSLVIKPKILLLDEPFGALDPGIRADMHQLILDLWKKNNLTVIMVTHDLHESFYLGSRLLVFDKVRYDEQAPNAYGARITYDIPVGNEKGAILTKVDKSRKKETNNYDN from the coding sequence ATGAGTCTTATAACCATAAAAAATCTCTGGAAAGAGTATGGAGACAATGTCGTTTTGGAAAAGCTGAACCTTAATATAGAAGAGGGTGAGTTTTGTACACTGGTAGGACCTTCGGGCTGCGGTAAGACGACTTTTTTAAAGATGCTGCTTGGGCAGGAAACACCGACAAGAGGAACTTTTTTACTTGACGGTAAACCGTTTCCGGATGAGCCTAGTATTGAAAGAGGGATCGTATTTCAGCGTTATTCCGTCTTTGAACACTTGAGTGTACTTGGAAACGTACTGTTGTCTATGGAATTAAAAGAGTCTAAATTTTTTGGAAGACTTTTTGGAAAAAAACGTAAAGAAGCAAAAGCAAAAGCGATGCAGATGCTCGAATCTGTCGGTCTTGGCGATGCAGCTCATAAGTATCCGAGTGAACTTTCAGGCGGGATGCAGCAACGTCTTTCCATTGCACAGTCTTTGGTAATCAAACCGAAGATTCTGTTGCTGGATGAACCTTTCGGGGCACTTGATCCGGGGATACGTGCAGATATGCATCAGCTGATCCTGGATCTCTGGAAGAAGAACAATCTGACAGTCATCATGGTCACCCATGACCTGCATGAGAGTTTCTATCTGGGAAGCCGTCTGCTTGTCTTTGACAAGGTGAGATATGACGAGCAAGCGCCGAATGCTTACGGTGCCCGCATTACCTACGATATTCCGGTAGGCAATGAAAAAGGGGCAATTTTAACAAAAGTTGATAAATCTAGAAAAAAGGAAACTAATAATTATGATAACTGA
- the uca gene encoding urea carboxylase: MFTKVLIANRGEIACRVIRTLRKMGISSVAVYTAADADSLHVSLADEAYFIGHGVASESYLDTKKILEVAKESGAEAIHPGYGFLSENAAFAQECETAGIRFIGPSTEHMKQFGLKHTARALAEQNNVPLLPGSSILADLEEAKKEATRIGYPVMLKSTAGGGGIGMQLCYDETELCSAYESVKRLSENNFSDGGMFLEKYVALARHIEVQVFGDGKGFIAALGDRDCSVQRRNQKVIEETPAPGISDETREALYAAAVALTSSVAYLSAGTVEFVYDTTTDEFYFLEVNTRLQVEHGITEEVTGVDLVEWMITQAYGENPALYEYVHAPKGHSIQVRIYAEDPSKNFQPSSGVLTNVKFAEGIRCDTFIETGLNVSAFYDPMIAKLIIKADDRKEALVKIAEAIDNTAIDGIETNLRYLGAIVKSEVFKNAQQTTKYLNSFEFSTSSIDVLRPGTQTTVQDFPGRTGFWDIGVPPSGPFDNFSFRYANRIVGNDEAAAGLEIAIAGPTLRFNSDTVIALCGAKIDASLEGETIAMNEAVHVKAGSTLKLKKVHAQGFRTYLAVRGGFDVPEYLGSRSTFTLGQFGGHAGRTLISGDVLHIGSLIKGEAADKVVIPHKEFKNSWEIGVLYGPHGAPDFFTDNDIKTFFETEWEIHYNSNRTGIRLIGPKPEWARTSGGEAGLHPSNIHDNAYAIGAVDFTGDMPVILGPDGPSLGGFVCPVTIINAELWKMGQLRAGDRVKFVPVEHETAQEMIKAQDDAINGLKSYDEAVFLAPKPIGSPILYSDEGEKDLPAIVVRQSGDSNLLVEYGEMELDISLRFRVHVLMEALKEADIEGVTDITPGIRSLQIHFEPRVCDRAALIERLKEIELTLPSVDDIEVPARIVHLPLSWDDESTRIAIDKYMRTVRPDAPWCPSNIEFIRRINGLGSIEEVKKIVFGANYLVMGLGDVYLGAPVATPLDPRHRLVTTKYNPARTWTPENAVGIGGAYMCVYGMEGPGGYQFVGRTVQMWNRYRQTKDFSAGKPWLLNFFDQIKFYEVSSDELHQMREDFPRGRFNLKIEETTFSLKAYKEFLEQNDDSIQTFKKTQQDAFEEERQMWERTGLANFRTESADVEKQNMEHIEIGENAEAVESPVQGSLWKVMCKLGDVVEEGEVLAIAESMKMEVDIEAPEHGKITQVLCHEGENIQAGKMLFVIEPL, translated from the coding sequence ATGTTTACAAAAGTACTAATTGCCAATCGTGGTGAGATAGCTTGCCGTGTTATACGTACTCTAAGAAAGATGGGTATCAGCTCTGTCGCTGTTTATACGGCTGCAGATGCAGATTCATTACATGTAAGCCTTGCCGATGAGGCATATTTCATAGGTCACGGCGTTGCAAGTGAGAGTTATCTAGATACGAAAAAGATCCTTGAGGTCGCTAAAGAGAGCGGTGCAGAGGCGATCCATCCCGGATATGGTTTTTTAAGTGAAAATGCAGCGTTCGCACAGGAGTGTGAAACAGCGGGCATCAGATTTATCGGGCCGAGTACGGAACATATGAAGCAGTTTGGTCTTAAACATACGGCACGTGCACTCGCTGAGCAAAACAATGTTCCCCTCCTACCTGGTTCTTCAATCCTTGCAGACCTTGAAGAAGCAAAAAAAGAGGCGACACGTATCGGTTATCCGGTTATGCTAAAAAGTACGGCTGGCGGCGGCGGTATCGGTATGCAGCTGTGTTATGATGAAACTGAACTATGCAGTGCATATGAGTCGGTTAAACGTCTGAGTGAGAATAACTTCTCAGACGGAGGGATGTTCTTAGAAAAATATGTCGCATTAGCTCGCCATATCGAAGTACAGGTATTTGGAGACGGTAAAGGCTTCATAGCAGCTTTGGGTGACAGAGACTGTTCCGTTCAGCGCCGTAACCAAAAAGTGATCGAAGAGACTCCTGCTCCGGGAATATCGGATGAGACCAGAGAAGCGTTGTATGCAGCGGCTGTCGCTCTTACATCATCTGTGGCTTATCTTTCAGCCGGAACGGTAGAGTTTGTCTATGACACGACTACTGACGAGTTCTATTTTCTTGAAGTAAACACACGCCTTCAGGTCGAACACGGTATCACCGAAGAGGTCACTGGTGTCGATCTTGTCGAGTGGATGATCACTCAGGCGTATGGAGAAAATCCGGCACTTTACGAGTATGTCCATGCACCAAAAGGGCACTCTATACAGGTACGTATCTATGCAGAAGACCCGTCTAAAAACTTTCAGCCGAGTTCAGGCGTACTGACTAATGTGAAGTTTGCAGAGGGTATCAGATGCGACACATTCATCGAGACGGGACTTAATGTCTCTGCATTTTACGATCCGATGATCGCAAAACTTATCATCAAAGCAGATGACCGCAAGGAAGCACTTGTAAAGATAGCCGAGGCGATAGACAACACGGCAATAGACGGTATAGAGACAAACCTGCGTTATCTGGGTGCTATCGTAAAATCGGAAGTGTTTAAAAACGCACAGCAGACGACAAAATATCTGAACAGTTTTGAGTTTTCTACAAGCAGTATAGATGTTCTTCGTCCGGGTACGCAGACGACTGTACAGGATTTCCCGGGACGTACAGGGTTTTGGGATATCGGTGTACCGCCTTCAGGGCCATTTGACAACTTCAGTTTCCGTTATGCCAACCGCATCGTAGGAAATGATGAAGCGGCTGCGGGCTTAGAGATCGCTATTGCAGGACCGACACTTCGTTTTAATTCAGATACTGTTATCGCTCTATGCGGTGCAAAGATAGATGCTTCCCTAGAGGGCGAGACGATCGCTATGAACGAAGCCGTACATGTGAAAGCAGGCAGTACGCTTAAACTTAAAAAAGTCCATGCACAAGGGTTTAGAACATACCTTGCGGTTCGCGGCGGTTTTGATGTGCCTGAGTATCTGGGAAGCCGTTCGACGTTTACACTCGGACAGTTCGGCGGGCATGCAGGACGTACGTTAATATCGGGTGACGTACTGCATATCGGCAGTCTCATAAAAGGTGAAGCGGCAGACAAAGTGGTGATCCCTCACAAAGAGTTTAAGAACAGTTGGGAGATAGGGGTACTTTACGGACCTCACGGTGCTCCTGACTTTTTTACCGATAACGACATCAAGACATTCTTTGAGACTGAGTGGGAGATCCATTACAACTCAAACAGAACGGGTATCCGTCTCATCGGTCCAAAACCTGAGTGGGCGAGAACATCTGGAGGCGAGGCGGGACTTCACCCTTCAAACATTCATGATAACGCATATGCTATCGGTGCAGTGGACTTTACGGGAGATATGCCTGTGATCCTTGGACCTGACGGTCCGAGCCTTGGTGGTTTTGTGTGCCCGGTGACGATAATCAATGCGGAACTGTGGAAAATGGGTCAGCTTCGTGCGGGCGACAGAGTGAAATTCGTTCCTGTGGAACATGAGACAGCGCAAGAGATGATCAAAGCACAAGATGATGCAATCAATGGACTCAAAAGCTATGATGAAGCAGTTTTCTTAGCACCTAAGCCGATAGGTTCGCCTATCCTTTACAGCGATGAGGGGGAAAAAGATCTTCCTGCTATCGTCGTTCGTCAATCGGGTGACAGCAATCTTCTAGTCGAATACGGTGAGATGGAACTCGATATCAGTTTGCGTTTTCGCGTGCATGTATTGATGGAAGCATTGAAAGAGGCAGATATAGAAGGTGTTACGGATATAACACCGGGCATCCGCTCTTTACAGATCCATTTCGAACCTAGAGTATGTGACCGTGCGGCACTCATCGAGAGATTAAAAGAGATAGAGCTCACACTTCCTTCAGTCGATGATATCGAGGTCCCTGCACGTATCGTGCATCTACCGCTTTCATGGGATGATGAGTCGACACGTATAGCGATCGACAAGTATATGAGAACTGTCCGTCCTGATGCACCGTGGTGTCCTAGCAACATCGAGTTCATCAGACGTATCAATGGACTGGGTAGCATAGAAGAGGTCAAAAAGATCGTCTTTGGAGCAAACTATCTTGTAATGGGGCTTGGAGATGTCTATCTTGGTGCTCCTGTTGCGACACCGCTTGACCCTCGTCACCGTCTTGTAACGACAAAATATAATCCTGCACGTACATGGACGCCGGAAAACGCCGTAGGAATCGGCGGGGCATACATGTGTGTCTACGGTATGGAAGGACCTGGAGGTTACCAGTTCGTCGGACGTACGGTACAGATGTGGAACCGTTACCGTCAGACAAAAGATTTTAGTGCGGGTAAACCATGGCTTTTAAATTTCTTTGATCAGATCAAGTTCTATGAGGTCAGCTCAGACGAACTTCATCAGATGCGTGAAGATTTTCCAAGAGGGCGTTTTAACCTCAAAATCGAGGAAACGACGTTCAGTCTTAAAGCGTATAAAGAGTTCTTAGAGCAAAACGACGATTCGATCCAGACATTTAAAAAGACACAGCAGGACGCTTTTGAAGAGGAGCGCCAGATGTGGGAACGCACGGGTCTTGCTAACTTCAGGACTGAGAGCGCAGATGTTGAAAAACAGAATATGGAGCATATCGAGATCGGTGAGAATGCCGAGGCAGTCGAGTCTCCTGTTCAGGGAAGCCTGTGGAAAGTGATGTGTAAGCTCGGTGATGTGGTAGAAGAGGGTGAAGTTCTTGCGATCGCGGAATCGATGAAGATGGAAGTCGATATCGAAGCACCTGAGCACGGAAAGATCACACAGGTCCTTTGTCATGAAGGCGAAAATATTCAAGCAGGCAAGATGCTGTTTGTTATCGAGCCTTTGTAA
- a CDS encoding urea amidolyase associated protein UAAP2 gives MKKDISNAIYNEKIAAGVPWSYVVKKGQTLRIVDLEGCQAVDTLFYNANDHEERYSATDTVREQGSIFVTKGTKLISSDDNIMMEITEDTCGNHDTLGGHCSAESNTVRFGHDKKYMHSCRDNYLYEIGELEMDPRDLTNNINFFMNVPVEENGHLAIVDGISKPGDYVEMKAEMDTLVLVSNCPQLNNPCNAYNPTPIQMIVWDA, from the coding sequence ATGAAAAAAGATATTTCAAATGCAATTTATAATGAAAAAATAGCGGCAGGCGTGCCATGGTCTTATGTCGTAAAAAAAGGCCAGACACTTCGCATCGTCGATCTTGAAGGATGTCAGGCCGTCGATACGCTTTTTTATAATGCAAATGATCATGAAGAGCGTTACTCTGCTACCGATACGGTAAGAGAACAAGGCAGTATCTTTGTAACAAAAGGCACGAAACTTATCTCTAGTGATGATAACATTATGATGGAGATCACAGAAGACACATGCGGGAACCACGATACTTTAGGCGGTCACTGTAGTGCTGAGAGCAATACGGTACGTTTCGGTCATGATAAAAAATATATGCACAGCTGTAGAGACAACTACCTTTATGAGATAGGTGAGTTGGAGATGGATCCGCGTGATCTAACAAACAACATCAACTTCTTTATGAACGTACCAGTCGAGGAAAACGGTCACTTGGCGATCGTAGACGGTATCTCAAAGCCGGGTGATTATGTGGAGATGAAAGCAGAGATGGACACTTTGGTACTGGTATCAAACTGTCCGCAGCTCAACAATCCGTGTAATGCATACAATCCGACGCCTATTCAGATGATCGTCTGGGATGCATAA
- a CDS encoding N-acyl homoserine lactonase family protein: MTQVKKFWPILTGTHRYEKTLSTRGHGKGIIIDAPILAYLIETSNGRILYDVGCDYNKIADEKKRKAFYEHEGFPFGPPQMSEEQRLPNRLAELGLLKEDVDVVFCGHLHFDHAGGVCEMCHAEVHVHKKELEAARALADEAYFAEDLDCPINWRIYDKEYDLIDGVRAIETPGHTAGHMSMLIELPKGKPILLAGDAADLSENLEKEIAPGLCWQDNEAMAIESIRKLKELAYRTGAEIWPNHDMKYFESKNCFPKFFS; this comes from the coding sequence ATGACACAAGTAAAAAAATTTTGGCCTATCTTGACCGGGACACATCGTTATGAGAAGACACTTTCTACCCGCGGTCACGGTAAAGGTATCATCATAGATGCACCGATACTGGCGTATCTGATAGAGACGTCTAACGGACGTATTCTTTACGATGTGGGGTGTGATTATAATAAGATCGCAGATGAGAAAAAACGAAAAGCCTTCTACGAACATGAAGGATTTCCTTTCGGACCTCCTCAGATGAGTGAAGAACAGCGTCTGCCAAACAGACTCGCCGAGCTTGGTCTTTTAAAAGAGGATGTGGATGTGGTCTTTTGCGGCCATCTGCATTTTGATCATGCGGGCGGAGTTTGCGAGATGTGTCATGCAGAGGTGCATGTGCATAAAAAAGAGCTTGAAGCGGCCAGAGCGCTGGCAGATGAAGCATATTTTGCAGAAGATCTGGACTGTCCGATCAACTGGCGTATCTATGATAAAGAGTATGACCTTATTGATGGTGTCCGTGCGATAGAGACGCCGGGTCATACGGCAGGACATATGTCTATGTTAATAGAACTCCCAAAAGGAAAACCGATCCTGCTTGCCGGTGATGCCGCAGACCTGAGCGAGAACCTTGAAAAAGAGATCGCACCGGGGCTGTGTTGGCAGGATAACGAAGCGATGGCGATAGAAAGCATACGTAAGCTCAAAGAGCTTGCATATCGGACGGGTGCAGAGATCTGGCCCAACCATGATATGAAATATTTTGAGTCAAAAAACTGTTTTCCAAAGTTTTTTTCATAA
- a CDS encoding urea amidolyase associated protein UAAP1: MITEHINLKPESIVLDEVLPGGGKWSKIIKRGQKIRISTEDGLGSLSALFYNADNIAERFNSADTVKIQYNAFFGKGKVLYSELGHILFSITEDTTDGLFDAIAGMSNPRIVEKNFGKGSFNDIRNRYYKSDRENFLVELGKYGMGKRDIIPCLNLFRKVDVKEGSKLELSPKRPMPGSYIELRAEMNVLLVLSNTPHVMESGEYDPSPVQLTIYNAEPVTADDFCMNFTPQAKRGFENNARYFA, from the coding sequence ATGATAACTGAACATATAAATTTAAAACCCGAATCTATCGTTCTTGATGAAGTTCTTCCGGGAGGCGGAAAATGGTCAAAGATCATTAAACGCGGTCAAAAAATACGTATAAGCACAGAAGACGGGCTTGGCTCACTCTCTGCACTTTTTTACAATGCCGACAATATCGCAGAACGTTTTAACTCTGCTGATACGGTAAAGATACAGTACAACGCATTCTTCGGGAAAGGAAAAGTACTTTATTCGGAATTGGGACATATCCTGTTTTCGATCACTGAAGATACGACTGACGGTCTTTTTGATGCGATCGCCGGGATGAGTAATCCTCGCATAGTCGAAAAGAACTTCGGAAAGGGAAGTTTCAACGATATCCGTAACCGTTATTACAAAAGTGACAGAGAAAACTTTCTTGTAGAACTTGGAAAATACGGTATGGGTAAACGTGACATCATTCCTTGTCTGAACCTGTTTAGAAAAGTAGACGTAAAAGAGGGCAGTAAGCTTGAACTTTCACCAAAACGTCCGATGCCGGGAAGCTACATAGAACTTCGTGCCGAGATGAACGTCCTTTTAGTACTCTCAAACACGCCGCATGTCATGGAGTCAGGTGAGTATGATCCGAGTCCGGTCCAGTTGACTATCTATAATGCAGAACCGGTCACGGCAGATGACTTTTGTATGAACTTTACACCTCAAGCTAAACGCGGCTTTGAAAACAATGCAAGATACTTTGCTTAA
- a CDS encoding ABC transporter permease subunit has translation MKRFMNLRPSKVTAFFLGLLPFFIAGMFYIVASDLRLAENPNDKLLPSMASFSEAIDRMALTPSKRTGEILFIEDTSASLHRLGLGILISAVLAMLIGIPLGFIPFVRAGFSPFVAAFSMVPPMAILPILFIVFGMGEIAKVALIVIGVTPLIVRDLQQRVAEIPAEQLIKAQTLGGSSWSIVVRVILPQIFPRLLDSVRLTLGTAWIFLISAEAISATEGLGYRIFLVRRYMSMDVILPYVAWITFLAFLFDYLLKKLTYKLFPWYSAGKDNA, from the coding sequence ATGAAACGATTTATGAACCTTAGGCCGTCAAAAGTAACGGCCTTTTTTCTAGGATTATTGCCGTTCTTTATTGCCGGAATGTTCTATATCGTGGCATCCGACCTGCGTCTCGCAGAGAACCCAAATGATAAGCTTCTGCCTTCAATGGCAAGCTTTTCAGAAGCTATCGATAGAATGGCTTTAACACCGAGTAAGCGTACAGGTGAGATTCTTTTCATAGAAGATACATCTGCTTCACTTCATCGTCTTGGGCTCGGAATCCTCATAAGTGCTGTCTTGGCAATGCTTATCGGTATTCCTTTAGGATTTATTCCCTTTGTAAGAGCAGGTTTTTCACCGTTTGTCGCGGCCTTTTCTATGGTGCCGCCTATGGCGATACTACCCATACTGTTCATAGTTTTTGGTATGGGTGAGATAGCAAAAGTCGCTCTTATCGTTATCGGTGTCACACCGCTTATCGTGCGTGATCTGCAGCAGCGTGTGGCTGAGATACCGGCTGAGCAGCTTATAAAAGCTCAGACCTTAGGCGGTTCTTCATGGAGTATCGTGGTCCGTGTCATATTGCCTCAGATCTTTCCTAGGCTTCTTGATTCGGTGCGTCTGACGCTTGGAACAGCATGGATATTCCTTATCTCTGCTGAAGCGATCTCTGCGACAGAAGGGCTTGGATACCGTATCTTTTTGGTACGCCGTTATATGTCTATGGATGTAATTTTGCCGTATGTTGCATGGATCACATTCCTTGCATTCCTGTTTGATTATCTACTGAAAAAGCTGACATATAAGCTTTTTCCTTGGTACAGCGCAGGAAAGGATAACGCATGA
- a CDS encoding putative urea ABC transporter substrate-binding protein has protein sequence MKNIFQSTSKLLVAATLVMGLSASSLMAEVKDKFTVSWTIYVGWMPWDYAQQKGIVDKWAKKYGIQIDLVQVNDYIESINQYTAGKFDGCLMTNMDALTIPAAGGVDSTALIMGDFSNGNDGIILKGKKNLADIKGQNVNLVELSVSHYLLARGLETVGLSERDVKVVNTSDADIVAAYSSNDVTALVPWNPQLSEIMTKKDANLVFDSSKIPGEIIDMLVLNTETLKDNPKLAKALTGAWFEVMALMKKGDTKALTFMAEASGTDLAGYKSQLKSTKMFYDPKEAVEFADSSALPNTMKKVSEFSFNHGLLGEGAPDAGFIGMEFPNGKTFGDPKNIKLRFIDTYVKMAAEGKL, from the coding sequence ATGAAAAATATCTTTCAATCCACATCAAAACTCTTAGTTGCCGCAACATTGGTCATGGGTCTAAGTGCATCATCACTTATGGCAGAAGTAAAAGACAAGTTTACAGTCTCTTGGACTATCTATGTCGGTTGGATGCCGTGGGATTACGCTCAGCAAAAAGGCATTGTCGATAAATGGGCTAAAAAATACGGAATCCAAATCGATCTTGTACAGGTCAATGACTATATTGAATCTATCAACCAGTATACGGCAGGTAAATTTGACGGTTGTCTTATGACAAATATGGATGCATTGACGATTCCTGCTGCCGGCGGTGTTGACTCAACGGCACTTATTATGGGTGACTTTTCAAACGGAAACGACGGTATCATCCTTAAAGGCAAAAAGAACTTAGCTGATATCAAAGGCCAGAACGTTAACCTTGTCGAACTTTCTGTTTCACATTATCTTTTAGCACGCGGGTTAGAGACTGTCGGTCTTAGTGAGCGTGATGTAAAAGTAGTAAACACTTCAGATGCCGACATCGTAGCAGCTTACTCTTCTAACGATGTAACTGCATTAGTTCCATGGAATCCTCAATTGAGCGAGATCATGACAAAAAAAGATGCAAATCTTGTTTTTGATTCAAGCAAAATCCCGGGTGAGATCATCGATATGTTAGTTCTTAATACTGAAACGCTTAAAGATAATCCAAAACTTGCTAAAGCATTGACCGGAGCATGGTTTGAAGTAATGGCATTAATGAAAAAAGGCGATACAAAAGCTCTTACATTTATGGCTGAAGCATCAGGTACGGACCTTGCGGGTTATAAAAGCCAGCTAAAATCTACAAAGATGTTCTATGATCCAAAAGAAGCGGTAGAGTTTGCAGACAGTAGTGCATTGCCAAACACAATGAAAAAAGTGAGCGAGTTCTCATTTAATCACGGTCTTTTAGGTGAAGGTGCACCGGATGCAGGATTTATCGGTATGGAATTTCCAAACGGTAAAACATTCGGTGATCCAAAAAACATTAAACTTCGTTTCATTGATACTTATGTAAAGATGGCTGCTGAAGGGAAACTGTAA